AAATTATGAGTGTCATAAGAGAAAAAATGAAAATCCTCTCGCGTAAAATCGGCAGACCGCTGCTTTTGCTCCTGCCTGCGTTTTTGGTCTCCGTTCAGGGCCTTGCGGCGGACTCCGCCACGAACGCGAGCCTGGGCGCCGCCGAGAAGACCGACCTCGAAACGGGGGCCATCGAGCCCGTCGATTCCGTGAAGAACAACCCCGATCTGCTCTACGTGCTCGAGGTGCTCCTCCGTGCGCCCGTCACCCAGCTCAAGGACGGCGAGCCGCCCTACAACCAGCAGCCTCCCGACGCACAGGACGATTTCAGGACCAGGGTGATCCCCACGCCTCCACCCACAGTGCCGACGGACCCGCCTACCGTTCCGACAAACCCGCCGCCGGTTATACCGACCATGCCCCCGCCGCCGATCCCGACGGACCCGCCAGTGCCGACGAGGCCGCCCGACAGGCCGAGGCCGCAGTTCCCGCAATTCCCCGGCAGACCGGTTATTCCCGATAACCCGGATAATCCCGATAATCCGGACAACCCCAACAATCCGCCGACCCTGCCGGATATTCCAAATCCGAACGATTGAGATTCCGGCAGACGGGAATTTCAATCGGACTGCCTCCACAAGTCCGGCAAGGATCGATCACAGGAACCTGTATCTCATTTCGGGCGCTACAGCTCTCCCGGCCCGCGAGCGGCTGATCGCCCGGAAGGTTAGCACGATCCCGATAATAGCCGGCAATGTGACTGCGGGAAAGTCACGGGGGATTACGGACGGAGAGCAAATGCCGACCGCGATCTCCCAGAAGTGAAAAACGGCGTGCGCAACGAGCCACAACGTCGCCGCGCCCCATAGCCCGACGCGTCGCCTCGGGCTGAACATGCCGATCACGAAGGCAAGGCCGAGGAAAAGTTGAATTATTCCTATGTCGCGGATGAAGTGCTGGTTAAAGAAGCCCGTGTCCACAACGCCCGGCACGAGATCGTACCAGGCCGATGGAGCGACGAGCATGAAAATCCCGTTTGCCGACAGGAATATCCCGTTGAACGCGACCATTATAAATACCAGCACCGAGACGGCGCTGACTCCGGTCGTCCTCTTCATGATCTAACCCCCCTCATGAAATTAAGTGTTTGTCCGTGCCTGAAGCAAACTTCCCCGCAGGCACGGACGGTTCTCTATTGTAAGCCCCGGCGAAGCGGGCCGCTCCGGTCGCAGGTCTTACTGCCCGTGCCCTGCCGCGGGAGAAGCGGAGTTAATAAGCCAGTCCCGGAAACGCGTCTGTGCTATGCGCGCTCCCTCGTCCGGGGTGAGAGACCGGTCGTCCACGTCTATGCCGAAGTATCGCGCGGCGCTGTCCGTGACCACCCGGCGCGTGTCCCCGGTTGCATTCAGGTACATGCGAACGAGCTCGTCGAGACGGAATTTCTCGGGGCCTGCGACCTCGACGATGCCGTTCACGGGCTCCCCGAGCGTTACGTCAGCAAGGGCCTCGGCCACGTCGTCCGAGACTATGGGCTGGATAAGGGCCGGCGGCAGGATCACTTTCTGTCCGTCTGTCGAGAATTGTGCAATGCCTCCCACGAACTCGAAGAACTGCGTCGCGCGCAAAATCGTGTAAGGAATCCCTGACGCCTTGATCAGGTCTTCCTGCGCCATCTTCGCCCGGAAGTAACCACTCTGGAGAAGGCGCTCGGTGCCGACGACCGACAATGCAACGTGGTACCTCACACCCGCGGCGTGCTCCGCCGCGAAGAGGTTGCGGCCGGACGTCTCGAAAAATTCTATGGCCGCCTTGTCTTCGAACGAAGGCGAGTTCGCCACGTCTACGACGGTCCCCGCGCCTGAAAGCGCTTCGGATAGTCCCTCGCCGGTGATCGTATTCACACCGGTGCCGGGCGACGCCGCCGTCACGTTATGGCCGAGCCCTCGAAGCCTGTCCACGAGCTTGCTCCCTATGAGCCCGGTGCCGCCGATAACGACGATTTTCATGGCGGACGGTCTGTTTTTATCGGTGTCGCTCTGATTGGCAAGGTTTTCCTTTTTCATGATGGACCTCCCTTTATTTAACAATAACCGGCTTTTTCACTGGCCGGGATTGCATTTGTTTTTGTGCCGATTTGTCGTTCGAATAAAGCCCCCGCAGCCTGCCGGTATATCCCCCGATCAAGCCGCTTTGGAGCTGTTCCGGGCTTTGCCCAAAAACTCCAGCAGGTCGGCGTTGATCCGTTCCTGGTGAGTGGACGTCATCCCGTGCGGAGCCCCCGGATAAACGAGCACCTTCGCCCCCTCGATGAGCCTGGCGGATTTCTCCGCATGGTTCTTGACCGGGACGATCTGGTCGTCATCTCCGTGCATCACCAGAGTCGGTATATCGAACTTCTTGAGGTCTTCGGTAAGGTCCGTCTCGGAGAACGCCTTTATGCTTTCGTATGCGTTTATCTGCCCGCACTGCATGCTCCAGAGCCAGAATTGATCGAGAGTCCCCTGGGGAACACTGGCTCCTTTCCTGTTGGCGCCGTAGAATGAAACGGCCAGGTCCTTATAGAACTGCGAGCGATTCCCGGCGAGGCCGGCCCTGAGCCCGTCGAACACCTCGATCGGCAAACCTTCGGGATTATCCGGTGTTTTGAGCATGAGCGGCGGAATTGCGGATACGAGCACCGCGCTGGCGACGCGCTTCGACCCGTGCCGGCCTATGTAGCGCGCCACCTCTCCGCCCCCGGTGGAATGGCCCACCAGCGTCGCATCCTT
This sequence is a window from Thermodesulfobacteriota bacterium. Protein-coding genes within it:
- a CDS encoding SDR family oxidoreductase, which translates into the protein MKIVVIGGTGLIGSKLVDRLRGLGHNVTAASPGTGVNTITGEGLSEALSGAGTVVDVANSPSFEDKAAIEFFETSGRNLFAAEHAAGVRYHVALSVVGTERLLQSGYFRAKMAQEDLIKASGIPYTILRATQFFEFVGGIAQFSTDGQKVILPPALIQPIVSDDVAEALADVTLGEPVNGIVEVAGPEKFRLDELVRMYLNATGDTRRVVTDSAARYFGIDVDDRSLTPDEGARIAQTRFRDWLINSASPAAGHGQ
- a CDS encoding alpha/beta hydrolase, with translation MAFVTVGKENGADINIYYKDWGSGRPVVFSHGWPLNADAWDGQMHFLVRNGFRAIALDRRGHGRSSQTSSGNDMNGYADDLAAVIEALDLKDATLVGHSTGGGEVARYIGRHGSKRVASAVLVSAIPPLMLKTPDNPEGLPIEVFDGLRAGLAGNRSQFYKDLAVSFYGANRKGASVPQGTLDQFWLWSMQCGQINAYESIKAFSETDLTEDLKKFDIPTLVMHGDDDQIVPVKNHAEKSARLIEGAKVLVYPGAPHGMTSTHQERINADLLEFLGKARNSSKAA